The genomic stretch cCGTAATCGCCATTGtaagctgataactccggctattatattatgcagtcgattgatggtgggttcaacgagccataagtcaaacggttgactgatcgttcacaaatacgagattataacgataactcgtaggacaaattttcgtgacaacgtaatggagtccaaaatttttaaaaacattcggtgccaggtcgtggataggacatccattgtgttcctagagtcgattcttttgactatcgactgtctcttgagattaaggcagtttttgggtgactttggtttctttctcacggtatgccgtaactggaggctaagtagattttttctaggtcatttcatactgtgcttacatctgcaggattcgagttgaggaaaatatccaacccttatcaggtatagttatttatcagggccactcgaggagttgtaactgaaatgcatggccatgctcgaatgatgattcgtttatcagttaagttactctctagtcggggaaaccactcttgatgatgatcgcttgtaaaatacgacctttgtgaatacggatttgcaaattgttttacattgagtgggagaaattttaggaaatgagaatcggttatcgcacatacacttgtgaggacaagtgggagtttgttggagcttgtgtcctccacaaattagtgtgataacatttgtaaatctcttacaggttcacaagggtatacttagtattttaatcagttgattaacgattacctaataacggttggcttgctagaatatttgacgttattatcatacagatggcggtgatcaactggtccctaaaggtcacacctataggatgtgtttgagagatgtggttatagaaatataatcacattgatgccttatatgactaaacagttagtcaatgtgttgatgagacaattatttaatgaagattaaataatattagttgagatgaattaactgtcaattcgtaaaattgaatataataagttatatttaattaaatgtatataatgttagcttggacgaattaatatgttaattcgtacttaaatgtaatcggttatatttaatcaacaagttgaatgtgtcatagtggtaatagtaagggaactcaaaccaagaggttatgggttcgttCCCCACTagaaacacattttatacatttttggaataaccgaaaataaggaaattatactccttatttcggtgaaATGGGCCGAGAATTAAAAGAAAATGATCTACCCTAATTACttcctaatacacggtttatagggagtGAAGGAGAACattattctaacctaatttttcctaagccattctagcctcctctctcatcagaaaaacacaaaaacctaaaattaatcagttaattttttggatcgattctagcaaaatcaaagggcatttctcggagcatcttgggtgcaactaataggcgaatatcattgtgatattgttcttaggcctaatttgctaggaccaaaggttgcttcttcatcctcttcaattttgtttatgtaattttattttatgactagtgatcatctttataaaattcgttataatccttaaagttaaagggatgcatacagataaatcccacatctTTGACCATAATCCTTGCATAGTGAGCATTAACAAGATTGCCAGGTTTTCTAAGCCTAGCTTTAAATATTTCAACATGTGGGGACAAGCTGAAAATTTTATTGAGATAATTAAAAATGAAAGGTAGAAGCTTTACTATGATAATAAAATGTTCTATGTTGTGAAAAAGTTGAAGAATCTCAAACCTATCCTGAAAAAGCTAAACAGCGGTTGCTATTTTGACATTGAGAATAACACAACTATTGTTAGACACTATCTTGAGGAGATTCTAAAAAATATTGCTCAGGATCCAATGAACCATGAGCTTATCTTGAATGAGATGGAAGCTGCAAAACCTTTCAGAGAACTCAACACTGCTTATAATAGGTTTTTGGCAGAAAAAGCTAAAATTAATTGGTTGAATGAAGGGGATAGCAATAAAGTTATATTTCATGGTGCTATTAAAAGAAGAATTATGGCAAATAAGGTTTTTCAAATAGAAGATCAGCATGGGGTTCTTTGGAAGGATAGTAATGGTATTCAGGCAGCTTTCCTGAAGTATTACCAGGAACTACTTGGAAGCAGCAAAAGTACTGAACCTGTTAGAGAAAGTATTTTTCAAACAGGGCCATGTTGCACTCAAGAGCATAAAGATATACTAAACATTCCTGTAACCCTTGAGGAAATCAAGAAGACATTTTGAAATTCTTGACACGAAGGCCCCACGCCCTGATAGGTACTCAAAGAAGTTCTATAAAGATGCATGGGAAGTCATATGTACTGAGGTAAGCCATGCTGTCAAAAATTTCTTTGATTTTGGAGGCTTCTAAATCAAATCAATAGTACCAACATTACCCTCATTCCTAAATGTGACAGGCCCACATCTGTTAAACAGTTCAGACCTATTGCATGTTACAATATCATTTATAAAGTCATCTCTAAAGTGATTTGTAATATATTATACCTGACATTATCAGCAAGAATTAAGAGGCTTTTATCAAGGGAAGATATATTCTTGAGAATGTCCTAATTTATTAGGATGTTGTGAAGCAGTGTAATAGGAAGTCCAATACTCCTAAATGTCTTTTTAAAATAGACCTTAAAAAGGCCTATGATACTGTTGAATGAACTTTATAGAACAAATGACAACTAGTATGGATTTCCCTGAATCTTTTATTAGCAAGATCATGGCGTGTGTTAGATCAGTGACTTTCTCTCTATGCTTGAATGGCAACAAGTTTAGATATTTCAAGGGACAAAGAGGTTTAAGACTGTGGGATCCAATTTCTCCTCTCCTTTTTACTCTATGCATAGAGTATTTTTGACAAGGACCATTAATTATGCTACTGAGAATTAGCCTTTCCAATTTCACTCTTAATGTAGCAAAATGAAACTAAACCAccttatgtttgctgatgatttatTAATGTTTTGTAAAGGGAATGCATGCTCTATCACTCTCCTAATGAGGGCCTTCTATACTTTTTCCAAAGCCACTGGTTTGAGCATGAATGCGGGTAAATCAGAGGTCTTTTTTAATGGGATGGATGACGATTTGaaaattgatattaaatttgTGACTGGAGTTAGAGAAGGTTCTATGCCCTTCAAATATCTTGGGGTACTAATCCAACCCACCAGATTGACAAAACATGAATGCACTtctcttgttgattttttttatgaGAATTAGGGCTTTGGGGACAAAAAAAGCTTTTCTATGCTGGGAGGCTTACATTGATTAATGTAGTGCTAAATACGCTATATTGTTATTGGGCAACCATTTTTATCCTTCCCAAATCAGTGATTAATAGAGTTGGAGGGATTTGTAGAAATTTTTTGTGGGATGACACCCCAGATTAGCACAGAACTCCTCATGTTGCATGGAAGACAGTGACTCTGCTTAAAAGGGAAGGGGGATTAAGGATTAAAAAGGCTGAAATATGGAACTTAGCTGCAGTGGCAAAGCTTGTTGATTGGCTGTATTGTAAAGCAGATAGACTCTGGGTTCAGTGGGTACACCAAACTCATTTGAAGTGGCAGGACTGGCACAACAATATACCTACTACTAATGCTAGTTGGacctggaaaaacatctgcaaagtGAAAGAGAGAGTTAAGCATGGCTATAATAATGGTGTCTTGATTGTTATAATAACAAAAGGGTACAACATACGACAGGGATATGAGTGCCTTAAAGATCATCAACCTAAGGTGAACTGGTATCATCAGAAATGGAACAACTGGGTGATCCCTAAGCACTCGATAATCACCTGGATGGGCGTGAATGAAGTTTTGAACACTAAAACTTTTCAGGTTTGGTTGTTGTCATAATGATCTATGTTGCATTTGCGAATTAGAGCAGGAAACACAAGACCATTTGTTTTTCTCCTGTGATTATAGCAAGAAAGTGATTCGACTAATTACATAATAGAGTACGATTACCATCCTGGAATTGCATGCCATTCAGCGAGTTAATCGGCTCAAGGGATCAAGCTTGAAGAAGAGAATACAAATAGtggtcatactcaatgcatgctGGTATGCTGTTTGGAATCAAGGAAATAAGTGCAGGATTGATGCATTGCTACTTCGTCCTGAAGCCTTAATGAAAACGATTAAGGATGAAGTAAGGAATCGAATCATGAGGAGAGTGCAGTACCCGATTGCAATGAATGACCGAATTTGGTTGGAAAATGTAATGGAATGAGGTAAAAGAGGATAAAGGAAGAAGAGCTCGAGGAAGATGAAGAGTTCACTGGATTTGTTGGTGGTGCCTTTGATAGGTGTCGGTAGTGAAAATGGAAATGAAATGATCCTGGCTTGATCCAGATATGTTTTTGGGTGTCTATGTTGTAATTATCTTTTGATTATTAATATTCTcacatttaacaaaaaaaaaaagatacaaACGAGAACAATAAATTAGAACTCTTTAAGGATTTTGGATACATCAGCTTAATATAGTTCAAGATTTATTCAGGATTACCAATATAATGGTAATTCACCGTGCAACAATGTTCAGAAAGAAGcaaacaataacgataaataacaCGTAAAAACAAGGTTCCCAATCACACTGGTAGACAACTTATAAAATCAGATAGTTTAATGATGGAACTTATGTCCATCCTGCAACTTAGCGTAAGCGTTCTCAAATTGAGCCCATTTTTGCTCAAGTGTGCCATTATAGCCCACAGACATTCGGATCAGGCCCGGTGAGATGCCAGACTCGGCCTTTTCCTCATCGGTCAACTCGCTACTAGTGCTGTTACCGGAGCAAGACATGAGAGTCTCATAATAGCCCAAACTCACAGCCATAAATCCAAAGTGGGTCGCATTTTGGAGTTGGTACATAAGACCGTTGGCCATCTCCTCGGTCTCCATATCGAGGCACATCATTCCACCAAAGCCATATTGAGGATTGCGGATAGACTTCAGCAGCAAGTGATCGGGGTGGTCCTCAAGACCTGGGTAGATTACTTTTAAACCTAACTTTTTCATCCTCTTGGCAAACTCTAAAGCCCGGACGCCGTGCTCCTTCATCCTTAATCCCAAGTGAGGGACTCTTTCGGATAATTCAAAGGCTGCTTTTGGGTTCATGGTTGGGCCTAACAGCATCATGGTACCGTTATGTAAGTCCATCATTGAATTAATCATGCTGTTAGATCCACATATGGCGCCTGCACAATCAACATGGACAATCATCCGTTAACATTTGATAATATTAACTAAAAGAAAACGTAACTAAAATTAAAAGGGTCGAATATGTTAAAGCCTTATTATTCTTGTACTCTTTAAGtcatttttaaaatattttttaaGTTACTAAAAAAACATAGAtttaccaaaaaaagaaaaaaaaagagataatATTAATCAAATGGAAATGAAAGTCGGATACCGTGTATATTGTTTTCCGTATATCCGAATATATATACCTGCAATGATATCTCCGGCGCCACTAATAAACTTGGAGACACTATGAACGACAACATCAGCTCCAAGGCGTGCTGGAGAAATGAGCATTGGAGTAAAAGTGTTGTCCACCACCACTGTTAAACCCTTACGCTTTCCTATCTTGGATAGTGCCGGGATGTCGGCTACCGTGAGGGTAGGATTCGACATTGTCTCGAAATACAACACCTTGGTCTTCCCCTCCACAATGGCAGCCTCCACAGCTGCATGGTCCCTTATATCCACAAACGTTGTGGTAATCCCGCTAGTACGGGGGAGAAAATCGCAAAGTAGAGCATGGGTCCCACCATAGAGAGTATTGCAGGCGACTATGTGTCCTCCTGTAGAAACGAGCTGCAGGAGGACAGAGGAGATTGCGGAGATGCCACTGGAAGTGCAATAGGCAGACTCGGTACCCTCCATGGCAGCTAGGAGGTGACCGAGGCCGAGGACGGTGGGGTTGAAGTGACGGCTGTATATGTAGTGGTCTTGGGCTGCTCCAAGCTCTCCTGTGAACATTTTTCTCATGGTTTCTGGCTCCATGACGTGGAATGTAGCGGATGCCTCGATTGACATGTTAATACCGCCGTGCTCTCCGAACTCATGTCTTGCCCTCCCTAGATGAACCTCAGGGTCATGTTCGTCATCTGCCATTAGGGAGAGCCTTTTCGCGCTCGCCTCTCGCAAGCTAGCGACGGTGGCAGATCGCACACACTTGTTGGTAGACATTTCTTGTTAAATTGCTTAAGAAAAAGTGATGAATAAAAAGGAGGTTTGTGTAAATGACTAAATGTGTGTGTATTGTTGTGTATTTGTTACAAACTTTGAAGCTGCTTTTATAAGCATGCAATCATGCATAAGGGTCAACTCTACTACTTCTACTACGTGCTATCGAGCTGGTGCACGATTCATTTTCCTTATATTTATAAGATCTCATTTAGCTCTAAATCTCAACAAGTCTCTTAAGACTGATATATTCGTCTTTaaattaaaacgggttaaataatTTACCACTCGTATAGATAAAACAAGTCTTAACTACGGAGTAATATCTAAGCATTTTCTTGTTGTCTTATCTATATAAATGATTTGCTAATTGACCCGTTTTAAATTTAATTCAAATAGAATAGTCTTAAATAAGATTTTGTGAAATCTCAAATACAAGTTGGTCAATTTTTTACATTATTATTGCCCGGCCTCTACGTGATGATGCACGATTCACGTGCGATCGTGTTGTTAAGTTGGTTTGATTCTAAATACATTTTATTAAGGGATATTATCTCGTGTATTCCTGAAATTTTTTTGTTTTCTAAGATGTACTCctcattttcacaaaaaaaaattttacCGACAATAATTTTCGAatacgagttcagaaaacggtaatttttttttttcaa from Silene latifolia isolate original U9 population chromosome 2, ASM4854445v1, whole genome shotgun sequence encodes the following:
- the LOC141642599 gene encoding methionine gamma-lyase-like isoform X2, whose amino-acid sequence is MADDEHDPEVHLGRARHEFGEHGGINMSIEASATFHVMEPETMRKMFTGELGAAQDHYIYSRHFNPTVLGLGHLLAAMEGTESAYCTSSGISAISSVLLQLVSTGGHIVACNTLYGGTHALLCDFLPRTSGITTTFVDIRDHAAVEAAIVEGKTKVLYFETMSNPTLTVADIPALSKIGKRKGLTVVVDNTFTPMLISPARLGADVVVHSVSKFISGAGDIIAGAICGSNSMINSMMDLHNGTMMLLGPTMNPKAAFELSERVPHLGLRMKEHGVRALEFAKRMKKLGLKVIYPGLEDHPDHLLLKSIRNPQYGFGGMMCLDMETEEMANGLMYQLQNATHFGFMAVSLGYYETLMSCSGNSTSSELTDEEKAESGISPGLIRMSVGYNGTLEQKWAQFENAYAKLQDGHKFHH
- the LOC141642599 gene encoding methionine gamma-lyase-like isoform X1, which gives rise to MSTNKCVRSATVASLREASAKRLSLMADDEHDPEVHLGRARHEFGEHGGINMSIEASATFHVMEPETMRKMFTGELGAAQDHYIYSRHFNPTVLGLGHLLAAMEGTESAYCTSSGISAISSVLLQLVSTGGHIVACNTLYGGTHALLCDFLPRTSGITTTFVDIRDHAAVEAAIVEGKTKVLYFETMSNPTLTVADIPALSKIGKRKGLTVVVDNTFTPMLISPARLGADVVVHSVSKFISGAGDIIAGAICGSNSMINSMMDLHNGTMMLLGPTMNPKAAFELSERVPHLGLRMKEHGVRALEFAKRMKKLGLKVIYPGLEDHPDHLLLKSIRNPQYGFGGMMCLDMETEEMANGLMYQLQNATHFGFMAVSLGYYETLMSCSGNSTSSELTDEEKAESGISPGLIRMSVGYNGTLEQKWAQFENAYAKLQDGHKFHH